One window of the Anaeromyxobacter dehalogenans 2CP-C genome contains the following:
- a CDS encoding DMT family transporter: MTPEPAATPAAPARSAGAPRPQPRWLARLELLGAALSFGLMAVLARRLSRGDAAFSAGQLTVIRFVVGAAVSLVAFRVRPGLYRPHDLRLLWTRGFSGGIVVVLYFLALARIPAGEAGMLYNLFPVIATAMSIRAFGERPTVHLVLALLVATGGVVLVLGNGSLALGIGLGEGLAVAAAVFAAFSSVVIRAMRATDNAPTIFFYFCLGGLPVALPFALGAWPTDPTAWALAAGMGLAAYAAQVLMTEAYGALSIGEAAVWLQLTPLAQYALAALLLGEPVSAAGMAGMLVGVAGVAYGTVLGHRPRAPRA, from the coding sequence GTGACGCCCGAGCCCGCCGCGACGCCGGCCGCGCCCGCGCGGAGCGCCGGCGCTCCGCGGCCCCAGCCCCGCTGGCTCGCCCGCCTCGAGCTGCTCGGCGCGGCGCTCTCCTTCGGCCTCATGGCGGTGCTGGCGCGGCGGCTGTCCCGCGGCGACGCGGCGTTCTCGGCCGGCCAGCTCACCGTGATCCGGTTCGTGGTGGGCGCGGCGGTGTCGCTGGTCGCGTTCCGGGTCCGCCCCGGCCTGTACCGGCCGCACGACCTCCGCCTGCTGTGGACCCGCGGCTTCTCGGGCGGCATCGTGGTGGTGCTGTACTTCCTCGCGCTCGCGCGCATCCCGGCCGGCGAGGCCGGCATGCTCTACAACCTGTTCCCGGTCATCGCGACCGCCATGAGCATCCGCGCGTTCGGCGAGCGCCCCACCGTGCACCTGGTGCTGGCGCTGCTCGTCGCGACCGGCGGCGTGGTGCTGGTGCTGGGGAACGGGTCGCTCGCGCTCGGGATCGGGCTGGGCGAGGGGCTGGCGGTGGCGGCCGCGGTGTTCGCCGCGTTCTCCTCGGTCGTCATCCGCGCCATGCGGGCCACCGACAACGCGCCGACGATCTTCTTCTACTTCTGCCTGGGCGGCCTCCCGGTGGCGCTCCCGTTCGCGCTCGGCGCCTGGCCCACCGACCCCACCGCGTGGGCGCTGGCGGCGGGGATGGGCCTCGCCGCGTACGCCGCCCAGGTGCTCATGACCGAGGCCTACGGCGCGCTCTCGATCGGCGAGGCCGCCGTGTGGCTGCAGCTCACGCCGCTCGCGCAGTACGCGCTCGCGGCGCTCCTGCTCGGCGAGCCGGTGAGCGCCGCGGGCATGGCGGGGATGCTGGTGGGGGTGGCCGGCGTGGCCTACGGCACCGTGCTCGGGCACCGGCCGCGCGCGCCGCGCGCCTGA
- the cutA gene encoding divalent-cation tolerance protein CutA — protein MTDARVVLVTAPDADAAARLARALVEERLAACGNVVPAIRSIYRWEGSVHDEGEALLVLKTRAARVDALRARVLELHPYQVPEVLVLPVEAGSEAYLAWIAAETA, from the coding sequence ATGACGGACGCGCGGGTGGTGCTGGTGACCGCGCCCGACGCGGACGCGGCGGCGCGGCTGGCGCGGGCGCTGGTCGAGGAGCGGCTCGCGGCCTGCGGCAACGTGGTGCCGGCGATCCGGTCGATCTACCGGTGGGAGGGCAGCGTGCACGACGAGGGCGAGGCGCTCCTCGTGCTGAAGACCCGCGCCGCGCGCGTGGACGCGCTCCGGGCGCGCGTGCTCGAGCTGCACCCGTACCAGGTGCCGGAGGTGCTGGTCCTGCCGGTGGAGGCAGGGAGCGAGGCCTACCTCGCCTGGATCGCGGCCGAGACGGCCTAG
- a CDS encoding serine/threonine-protein kinase, with amino-acid sequence MRKPIPYGRFLLLDRIAVGGMAEVYVAIRRGEAAGRLYALKRILPTLAEDAEFITMFLDEARLVVQLDHPAIVPIHELGMHGEGYYIAMDYLPGKDLRALLDRLRARGEPMPVPLAAHVAARVADALDHAHRKRDALGTPLRVVHRDVSPANVLLGFDGSVRIIDFGIAQAALRTRRQDTVLRGKFGYMSPEMVRGQPVDHRSDVFSLGVVLHEMLTGARLFSGKSELSVLERVRRAEVPPPSRARPGLPPELDAIVLRALARDPAQRFEWASDLRDALLPFTHGVRPDEPPGDPPALARIMATSFPGELRAELDRLEKLRAAPPPVREPSPAERTQVIAVRPEEPPPGGGADGADGGLAAPPFFRLPEALAAPAPSRPPLVTGRTAAAAGFGALVAVAAVLAFTGPRRPQPPGAPAAAAPAVPAASPVVPAPPGPAALGRTAPGRPVTGRLSVQARVAATLVLDGEAQRPPLGAGEVRTVEVTVGRHRVEFRTEDGFRAGFTVEVRAGETAELLGVALE; translated from the coding sequence ATGCGGAAGCCCATACCCTACGGCCGCTTCCTCCTCCTCGACCGCATCGCGGTCGGCGGCATGGCCGAGGTGTACGTCGCGATCCGCCGCGGCGAGGCGGCCGGGCGCCTGTACGCGCTGAAGCGGATCCTCCCCACGCTCGCCGAGGACGCCGAGTTCATCACGATGTTCCTCGACGAGGCGCGCCTGGTGGTCCAGCTCGACCACCCCGCCATCGTCCCCATCCACGAGCTGGGGATGCACGGCGAGGGCTACTACATCGCGATGGACTACCTGCCCGGCAAGGACCTGCGGGCGCTCCTCGACCGGCTGCGCGCGCGCGGCGAGCCGATGCCGGTGCCGCTCGCGGCGCACGTGGCGGCGCGGGTGGCCGACGCGCTCGACCACGCGCACCGCAAGCGGGACGCGCTCGGCACGCCGCTCCGCGTCGTCCACCGCGACGTCTCGCCCGCGAACGTGCTGCTCGGCTTCGACGGCTCGGTGCGCATCATCGACTTCGGGATCGCCCAGGCGGCGCTGCGCACGCGCCGCCAGGACACGGTGCTGCGCGGCAAGTTCGGCTACATGAGCCCGGAGATGGTGCGCGGCCAGCCGGTGGACCACCGCTCCGACGTGTTCTCGCTGGGCGTGGTGCTGCACGAGATGCTCACCGGCGCCCGGCTGTTCAGCGGGAAGTCCGAGCTCTCCGTGCTGGAGCGGGTGCGCCGCGCCGAGGTGCCGCCGCCGTCGCGCGCGCGCCCCGGGCTGCCGCCCGAGCTGGACGCCATCGTGCTGCGCGCGCTGGCGCGCGACCCGGCGCAGCGCTTCGAGTGGGCCAGCGACCTGCGCGACGCCCTGCTCCCGTTCACGCACGGCGTGCGGCCCGACGAGCCCCCCGGCGACCCGCCGGCGCTGGCGCGGATCATGGCCACGTCGTTCCCCGGCGAGCTGCGGGCGGAGCTGGATCGGCTGGAGAAGCTGCGCGCGGCGCCGCCCCCGGTGCGCGAGCCGTCGCCCGCCGAGCGCACCCAGGTCATCGCGGTCCGCCCCGAGGAGCCGCCGCCCGGCGGCGGCGCGGACGGCGCCGACGGCGGGCTCGCGGCGCCGCCGTTCTTCCGCCTGCCCGAGGCGCTCGCCGCGCCCGCCCCGTCCCGCCCGCCGCTCGTGACCGGGCGCACCGCGGCCGCGGCCGGGTTCGGCGCGCTGGTGGCGGTCGCGGCGGTGCTGGCGTTCACCGGCCCGCGCCGGCCGCAGCCCCCCGGCGCGCCCGCGGCGGCGGCGCCGGCCGTCCCCGCGGCGTCCCCCGTCGTCCCGGCGCCGCCGGGCCCCGCGGCCCTGGGGCGCACGGCGCCGGGCCGGCCCGTCACCGGCCGGCTCTCGGTGCAGGCGCGCGTGGCGGCCACGCTGGTGCTGGACGGGGAGGCGCAGCGCCCGCCGCTCGGCGCGGGCGAGGTGCGCACCGTGGAGGTGACGGTGGGGCGCCACCGCGTCGAGTTCCGCACCGAGGACGGGTTCCGCGCCGGCTTCACCGTCGAGGTGCGCGCGGGCGAGACCGCGGAGCTGCTCGGGGTGGCGCTGGAGTAG
- a CDS encoding ATP-binding protein, whose translation MRDSGVVRDLSWVAPDGQVVASSDARLHEVSFADRAELRRLLAGDAVAVGDLVRNPADGAPVVAVATAVRDGTGRLSGALLAAVDPERLAARVLPDREGEGSVVAIVDRAGRLVARAPAVPLAWDDRLIAGSQDLVRAALAGAEAAGPMRAEGGGPARLAAAVPVPELGWAVRATQPRAAMLAPMRRELALGVAGAGLVALVALGASWVVGAHTSRALRRLERHAAALERGEAQGPLTGPDEVVRLGAAYAQMARHLDAARRRFEAAFAEAPVGVLILDPAELRVRWANQAYLAFLDAPFRGAGVQGLRLEEFLPRAHEAGLIALLREVAAGDVAHEEQEYRYDGFARGTTWWRWSVRAVESAGGGRDLVLMITEVTEQVRAREQVEADRRRLETVLRVLPVGVLMADAGGQVVQANDAARRIWGSRAPFRPGALYREQRARRADSGTPLAPGDWALQRALRSGEAVGGELVEIDRFDGTQAVVLNGAAPIRDGEGRVVGAVTTLLDVTELRRAVRNRDEVLQVVSHDLRTPLSAVTLGAAALTRLRDGPDAAAQARRAAGRLAAAGRRMNRLIDDLLDLETLEEGRLSMRPEPCDPADLLGEAADQLREAARAKGLDLCLSAAPGLPAVACDRDRVLQVLGNVASNAVKATEEGAVCLAAEAQGDGAVVFRIRDTGPGIPDADLPHVFDRFQRGSAARWRGSGLGLAIARGLVEAHGGRIWAESAPGAGTTVSFTLPASAPAPDLAAHAAGA comes from the coding sequence GTGCGGGACTCCGGCGTGGTCCGCGACCTGTCCTGGGTGGCGCCGGACGGCCAGGTGGTGGCGTCCAGCGACGCGCGGCTCCACGAGGTGTCGTTCGCCGACCGGGCCGAGCTGCGGCGCCTGCTCGCCGGCGACGCGGTGGCGGTCGGCGACCTCGTGCGCAACCCGGCCGACGGCGCGCCGGTCGTGGCGGTCGCGACCGCGGTGCGCGACGGCACGGGGCGGCTCTCGGGCGCGCTCCTGGCCGCGGTGGACCCCGAGCGGCTGGCGGCGCGCGTGCTGCCCGACCGCGAGGGCGAGGGCAGCGTCGTCGCGATCGTCGATCGCGCCGGCCGCCTGGTGGCGCGCGCGCCGGCGGTGCCGCTGGCCTGGGACGATCGGCTGATCGCCGGGTCGCAGGACCTCGTGCGCGCGGCGCTGGCGGGCGCCGAGGCGGCCGGCCCGATGCGCGCCGAGGGGGGCGGCCCCGCGCGGCTCGCCGCGGCGGTGCCGGTGCCCGAGCTGGGCTGGGCGGTGCGCGCCACGCAGCCGCGCGCGGCCATGCTCGCGCCCATGCGGCGCGAGCTGGCGCTGGGCGTCGCGGGCGCGGGCCTGGTGGCGCTGGTCGCGCTGGGCGCGAGCTGGGTGGTGGGCGCGCACACCTCGCGCGCGCTGCGCCGGCTGGAGCGCCACGCCGCCGCCCTGGAGCGCGGCGAGGCGCAGGGGCCGCTCACCGGGCCGGACGAGGTGGTCCGGCTCGGCGCCGCCTACGCGCAGATGGCGCGGCACCTCGACGCCGCCCGCCGCCGCTTCGAGGCGGCCTTCGCCGAGGCGCCGGTCGGCGTGCTGATCCTGGACCCCGCCGAGCTGCGGGTGCGCTGGGCCAACCAGGCGTACCTGGCGTTCCTGGACGCGCCGTTCCGCGGCGCGGGCGTGCAGGGGCTGCGGCTGGAGGAGTTCCTCCCGCGCGCGCACGAGGCCGGCCTGATCGCGCTGCTGCGCGAGGTGGCGGCCGGCGACGTCGCGCACGAGGAGCAGGAGTACCGGTACGACGGGTTCGCCCGGGGCACCACCTGGTGGCGGTGGTCGGTGCGCGCCGTCGAGTCCGCCGGCGGCGGGCGGGACCTCGTGCTCATGATCACCGAGGTGACCGAGCAGGTCCGCGCCCGGGAGCAGGTCGAGGCCGACCGGCGCCGGCTCGAGACGGTGCTGCGGGTGCTGCCGGTGGGCGTGCTCATGGCCGACGCCGGCGGGCAGGTGGTGCAGGCGAACGACGCCGCCCGGCGCATCTGGGGCTCGCGCGCGCCGTTCCGCCCGGGCGCGCTCTACCGCGAGCAGCGCGCGCGGCGGGCCGACTCGGGGACGCCGCTCGCCCCCGGCGACTGGGCGCTGCAGCGCGCGCTGCGCTCCGGCGAGGCGGTCGGCGGCGAGCTGGTCGAGATCGACCGCTTCGACGGGACGCAGGCGGTGGTCCTGAACGGCGCCGCGCCCATCCGCGACGGCGAGGGGCGCGTGGTGGGCGCGGTCACCACGCTGCTCGACGTGACCGAGCTGCGGCGCGCGGTGCGCAACCGCGACGAGGTGCTGCAGGTGGTCTCGCACGACCTGCGCACCCCGCTCTCCGCCGTGACGCTGGGCGCCGCCGCGCTGACCCGGCTGCGCGACGGCCCGGACGCCGCCGCGCAGGCCCGCCGCGCCGCCGGCCGGCTCGCCGCCGCCGGCCGCCGCATGAACCGGCTCATCGACGACCTGCTCGACCTCGAGACGCTGGAGGAGGGCCGGCTCTCGATGCGGCCGGAGCCGTGCGACCCGGCCGACCTGCTGGGCGAGGCGGCCGACCAGCTCCGCGAGGCCGCGCGCGCGAAGGGGCTCGACCTGTGCCTGTCGGCCGCGCCCGGCCTGCCGGCGGTCGCGTGCGATCGCGACCGCGTGCTGCAGGTGCTCGGCAACGTCGCCTCGAACGCGGTGAAGGCCACCGAGGAGGGCGCGGTGTGCCTCGCCGCCGAGGCGCAGGGGGACGGGGCGGTGGTCTTCCGGATCCGCGACACCGGCCCGGGCATCCCCGACGCCGACCTGCCGCACGTGTTCGACCGCTTCCAGCGCGGCAGCGCCGCCCGCTGGCGCGGCTCGGGCCTGGGGCTCGCCATCGCGCGCGGCCTGGTGGAGGCGCACGGCGGCCGGATCTGGGCGGAGAGCGCGCCCGGGGCCGGCACCACGGTGAGCTTCACCCTGCCCGCCTCCGCGCCCGCGCCGGACCTGGCCGCGCACGCGGCGGGCGCCTGA
- the uvrA gene encoding excinuclease ABC subunit UvrA, with protein sequence MSEPEFITVKGAREHNLKSVTFEIPKKKLVVFTGVSGSGKSSLAFDTLYAEGQRRYVESLSSYARQFLGQMEKPKYDTLRGLSPTISIEQKAASNNPRSTVGTITEVHDYLRVLYASIGVQHCPGCGRAVGKQTAQQIVDTVLGMPEGARILVLAPLVQNRKGEYRDLFADLAKRGFSRVRVDGMIHQLTDRLALDKKLKHDIELVVDRLVVKETIRPRLTDSVETALREGKGTLVVADADKEQKVGPGDPEEYKRHDRFFSELNACHACGLSFGELTPPGFSFNSPIGFCTDCQGLGTRPEMDPDLIVPDPSLTIREGAVEPWASGMERGEGWTFEFVEHLSRALKLDLDTPWSKLPKKDRDVIMLGTEAAGNGRYRLEWEGVVNQLYRRFKATGSEAMRRWYMRFFSDKPCPTCGGERLKPESRAVRIRGRGIVELSHLTIAEAHAWLSALDLAGNEARIADELLKEIRNRLKFLLDVGLGYLTLDRPGPSLSGGESQRIRLASQMGSELTGVIYILDEPSIGLHQRDNGKLLATLKRLRDVGNSVIVVEHDEETMEEADWIVDFGPGAGAHGGEVVAEGTPEEVKRNPRSLTGAYLSGRAEIPLPERRRAGDHGAITIFGAREHNLKDVTATFPLGRFVAVTGVSGAGKSTLVNRILRPALMRHHYGTREAPGAHERIEGAALVDKVIDINQQPIGRTPRSNPATYTKLFDHIREVFAQTPEARAFGYQPGRFSFNVKGGRCEACQGDGMKLVEMHFLADVLVPCEVCGGKRFNDATLRVTFKGKNVAEVLDLSVTEAGALFQNHKEIARILRTLEDVGLGYLKLGQPSTTLSGGEAQRIKLSRELARVGTGRTLYVLDEPTTGLHFEDVKRLLHVLDRLVDAGNSVVVIEHNLDVIKYADWVMDLGPEGGDEGGRIIAEGTPEEVARARGSHTGQYLAKVLAAHAARRRAAPPRAAERTAAV encoded by the coding sequence ATGAGCGAGCCCGAGTTCATCACCGTCAAGGGGGCGCGCGAGCACAACCTGAAGTCGGTCACGTTCGAGATCCCCAAGAAGAAGCTGGTGGTCTTCACGGGCGTCTCCGGATCCGGCAAGTCCTCGCTCGCCTTCGACACCCTCTACGCCGAGGGCCAGCGCCGCTACGTCGAGTCGCTCTCCTCCTACGCCCGGCAGTTCCTCGGGCAGATGGAGAAGCCGAAGTACGACACGCTCCGCGGGCTGTCGCCGACCATCTCGATCGAGCAGAAGGCGGCGTCGAACAACCCGCGGTCCACCGTCGGCACCATCACCGAGGTCCACGACTACCTGCGCGTGCTCTACGCCTCGATCGGCGTGCAGCACTGCCCGGGCTGCGGGCGCGCGGTGGGCAAGCAGACCGCGCAGCAGATCGTGGACACCGTGCTCGGGATGCCGGAGGGCGCGCGCATCCTGGTCCTCGCGCCGCTGGTCCAGAACCGCAAGGGCGAGTACCGCGACCTGTTCGCCGACCTCGCGAAGCGCGGGTTCTCGCGCGTGCGCGTGGACGGGATGATCCACCAGCTCACCGACCGGCTCGCGCTCGACAAGAAGCTGAAGCACGACATCGAGCTGGTGGTGGATCGCCTGGTGGTGAAGGAGACCATCCGCCCGCGCCTCACCGACTCGGTGGAGACCGCGCTCCGCGAGGGCAAGGGGACGCTGGTGGTGGCCGACGCCGACAAGGAGCAGAAGGTCGGGCCCGGCGATCCGGAGGAGTACAAGCGGCACGACCGCTTCTTCTCCGAGCTGAACGCCTGCCACGCCTGCGGCCTCAGCTTCGGCGAGCTGACGCCGCCCGGCTTCTCCTTCAACTCCCCCATCGGCTTCTGCACCGACTGCCAGGGCCTGGGCACGCGCCCGGAGATGGACCCGGACCTCATCGTCCCGGACCCGTCGCTCACCATCCGCGAGGGCGCGGTCGAGCCCTGGGCGAGCGGGATGGAGCGCGGCGAGGGCTGGACGTTCGAGTTCGTCGAGCACCTGTCGCGCGCGCTGAAGCTCGACCTCGACACGCCCTGGTCCAAGCTGCCGAAGAAGGACCGCGACGTGATCATGCTCGGGACCGAGGCCGCCGGGAACGGCCGCTACCGGCTCGAGTGGGAGGGCGTGGTCAACCAGCTCTACCGGCGCTTCAAGGCCACCGGCTCGGAGGCGATGCGGCGCTGGTACATGCGCTTCTTCTCCGACAAGCCCTGCCCGACCTGCGGCGGCGAGCGGCTGAAGCCGGAGAGCCGCGCGGTGCGGATCCGCGGCCGCGGCATCGTGGAGCTGTCGCACCTCACCATCGCCGAGGCGCACGCGTGGCTCTCCGCGCTCGACCTCGCCGGCAACGAGGCGCGCATCGCCGACGAGCTGCTGAAGGAGATCCGCAACCGGCTCAAGTTCCTGCTCGACGTGGGGCTCGGCTACCTCACGCTCGACCGCCCCGGCCCGTCGCTCTCCGGCGGCGAGAGCCAGCGCATCCGGCTCGCCTCGCAGATGGGGTCGGAGCTCACCGGCGTCATCTACATCCTCGACGAGCCGTCCATCGGCCTGCACCAGCGCGACAACGGCAAGCTCCTCGCCACGCTCAAGCGGCTCCGCGACGTGGGCAACTCCGTCATCGTGGTGGAGCACGACGAGGAGACGATGGAGGAGGCCGACTGGATCGTGGACTTCGGCCCGGGCGCCGGCGCGCACGGCGGCGAGGTGGTGGCCGAGGGCACGCCCGAGGAGGTGAAGCGCAACCCGCGCTCGCTCACCGGCGCGTACCTGTCCGGCCGGGCGGAGATCCCCCTCCCCGAGCGGCGCCGCGCCGGCGACCACGGCGCCATCACGATCTTCGGGGCGCGCGAGCACAACCTGAAGGACGTGACCGCCACCTTCCCGCTGGGCCGCTTCGTGGCCGTGACCGGCGTGTCCGGCGCGGGCAAGTCCACGCTCGTGAACCGCATCCTGCGCCCCGCGCTCATGCGCCACCACTACGGCACGCGCGAGGCGCCCGGCGCCCACGAGCGCATCGAGGGCGCGGCGCTGGTGGACAAGGTCATCGACATCAACCAGCAGCCCATCGGCCGCACCCCGCGCTCCAACCCGGCCACCTACACCAAGCTCTTCGACCACATCCGCGAGGTGTTCGCCCAGACGCCCGAGGCGCGCGCGTTCGGCTACCAGCCCGGGCGCTTCAGCTTCAACGTGAAGGGCGGGCGCTGCGAGGCGTGCCAGGGCGACGGCATGAAGCTCGTCGAGATGCACTTCCTCGCAGACGTCCTGGTGCCCTGCGAGGTGTGCGGCGGCAAGCGCTTCAACGACGCCACGCTCCGGGTCACGTTCAAGGGGAAGAACGTCGCCGAGGTGCTCGACCTGTCGGTCACCGAGGCGGGCGCGCTGTTCCAGAACCACAAGGAGATCGCCCGCATCCTGCGGACGCTCGAGGACGTCGGCCTCGGCTACCTGAAGCTCGGCCAGCCCTCCACCACCCTCTCCGGCGGCGAGGCGCAGCGCATCAAGCTGTCCCGCGAGCTGGCGCGCGTCGGCACCGGGCGGACGCTGTACGTGCTCGACGAGCCCACCACCGGCCTGCACTTCGAGGACGTGAAGCGGCTGCTCCACGTCCTCGACCGGCTGGTGGACGCCGGGAACAGCGTGGTGGTGATCGAGCACAACCTCGACGTCATCAAGTACGCGGACTGGGTGATGGACCTCGGCCCCGAGGGCGGCGACGAGGGCGGCCGGATCATCGCCGAGGGCACGCCCGAGGAGGTCGCGCGGGCGCGCGGCAGCCACACCGGCCAGTACCTGGCGAAGGTGCTCGCCGCCCACGCC
- a CDS encoding chalcone isomerase family protein, which translates to MRKAAAVAALLLALPTGALAREVAGVQLQDTVEVGGKPLTLNGAGVRKKLWIEVYVGALYLATPSSDANAIIAADEPKRVRMVFRRDVDQKSIMGAFREGFEANSGAEAAALVPQLDRIAPAIGDVKKGGEITVTYLPGTGAVVTGPKGTATVEGKPFADALFRNWLGRKPADDDLKRRMLGKK; encoded by the coding sequence ATGCGCAAGGCCGCCGCGGTCGCCGCCCTCCTCCTCGCCCTCCCCACCGGCGCGCTGGCGCGCGAGGTGGCGGGCGTCCAGCTCCAGGACACCGTCGAGGTCGGCGGCAAGCCGCTCACCCTGAACGGCGCCGGCGTCCGGAAGAAGCTCTGGATCGAGGTCTACGTGGGCGCGCTCTACCTCGCGACGCCGTCCTCCGACGCGAACGCGATCATCGCCGCCGACGAGCCGAAGCGCGTGCGGATGGTCTTCCGGCGCGACGTGGACCAGAAGTCCATCATGGGCGCGTTCCGCGAGGGCTTCGAGGCGAACTCCGGCGCCGAGGCGGCCGCGCTCGTGCCCCAGCTCGACCGGATCGCGCCGGCCATCGGCGACGTGAAGAAGGGCGGCGAGATCACCGTGACGTACCTGCCCGGCACCGGGGCGGTGGTCACCGGGCCGAAGGGCACCGCCACGGTCGAGGGCAAGCCGTTCGCCGACGCGCTGTTCCGGAACTGGCTCGGCCGGAAGCCCGCCGACGACGACCTGAAGCGCCGCATGCTCGGGAAGAAGTAG
- a CDS encoding DMT family transporter has translation MSPRVTPAGALAPGGAATARTPAPAAGGPDGLARLRRRARGLLFGAAVLFGASAALAKLAAREGMSGGQATLVRFAIGLAAVMALFRARPGTFRPHRKDLLFARGLFGGIAALLYFLAIERIPAGEATLLNNTFPIWAVLLSLFVLNERPTVHLWIALSVASAGVWLVLGGGSVRLGLGWGEVLGIVSGVLGGAAVTAIRALRTTDNAPTIFFSFSVGGLLVSLPYALQAWPSAPGAYLAALGVGVVAFLAQLFMTEAYGALSVPEAALWQQLTPIASYLWALSLGERLSAATVVGVLLGLGGILYGSLLGHAPREARSREARLAEGLPAEEP, from the coding sequence ATGTCCCCTCGCGTGACCCCTGCCGGCGCGCTCGCGCCGGGCGGCGCGGCGACCGCCCGGACGCCCGCTCCCGCGGCCGGCGGCCCGGACGGCCTGGCCCGGCTCCGGCGCCGCGCCCGCGGGCTCCTGTTCGGCGCGGCGGTGCTGTTCGGCGCCTCGGCGGCGCTGGCGAAGCTCGCCGCGCGCGAGGGCATGTCCGGGGGGCAGGCCACGCTGGTCCGGTTCGCGATCGGGCTCGCCGCCGTGATGGCGCTGTTCCGGGCGCGGCCCGGCACCTTCCGGCCTCACCGCAAGGACCTGCTCTTCGCGCGGGGCCTCTTCGGCGGCATCGCGGCGCTGCTCTACTTCCTCGCCATCGAGCGCATCCCGGCCGGCGAGGCCACGCTGCTCAACAACACGTTTCCCATCTGGGCGGTGCTCCTCTCGCTGTTCGTGCTGAACGAGCGCCCGACGGTGCACCTCTGGATCGCCCTCTCGGTCGCGAGCGCGGGGGTGTGGCTGGTGCTGGGGGGCGGGAGCGTGCGCCTCGGGCTGGGCTGGGGCGAGGTGCTGGGGATCGTCTCCGGCGTGCTGGGCGGCGCGGCGGTGACCGCCATCCGCGCGCTCCGCACCACCGACAACGCCCCGACCATCTTCTTCTCCTTCTCGGTGGGCGGCCTGCTGGTGTCGCTGCCCTACGCGCTCCAGGCCTGGCCGTCGGCGCCGGGCGCGTACCTGGCGGCGCTCGGGGTCGGGGTGGTCGCGTTCCTCGCCCAGCTCTTCATGACCGAGGCCTACGGCGCGCTGTCGGTGCCCGAGGCGGCGCTGTGGCAGCAGCTCACCCCCATCGCCAGCTACCTGTGGGCGCTCTCGCTGGGCGAGCGGCTCTCGGCGGCGACCGTCGTCGGCGTGCTGCTCGGCCTGGGCGGCATCCTCTACGGCAGCCTGCTCGGCCACGCGCCGCGCGAGGCCCGGTCGCGCGAGGCGCGCCTGGCCGAGGGCCTGCCGGCGGAGGAGCCGTGA
- a CDS encoding acyl-CoA dehydrogenase family protein, with amino-acid sequence MGAPAVAFEPFTEDHQAFRRTVRAFVEQELAPHGREWDEAGSFPRALFRRFGELGLFGIRQPPEVGGSGLDWWYVVAYAEELARCRNAGLAVSMLVHGEMAIPVIGELGTEAQRREFLAPAVRGERVAALAVSEPDAGSDVAAIRTTARRDGGDLVVNGSKMWITNGARADFLTMAVRTGEAGHGGLSLLLFPTDVKGFQVSRTLEKVGLPSSDTAVLFFEDCRVPAANLLGEQDQGFYHVMANFQGERLVAAVQAVAGMQLMLEDAIRYGGERSAFGRPVGKFQAWRHRLADHLTSVEAARWLTYRAADLLARGEPAVREISMAKLFACELAQRVAYDCMQLHGGMGYVLESDIARAWRDVRAMTIAGGTSEIMRELVSRAAGL; translated from the coding sequence ATGGGCGCGCCCGCGGTCGCGTTCGAGCCGTTCACCGAGGACCACCAGGCGTTCCGCCGGACGGTCCGCGCGTTCGTGGAGCAGGAGCTCGCGCCGCACGGGCGCGAGTGGGACGAGGCGGGGAGCTTCCCGCGCGCGCTGTTCCGGCGCTTCGGCGAGCTGGGCCTGTTCGGCATCCGGCAGCCGCCGGAGGTGGGCGGCTCGGGCCTCGACTGGTGGTACGTGGTCGCCTACGCGGAGGAGCTGGCGCGCTGCCGCAACGCCGGGCTGGCCGTCTCCATGCTGGTGCACGGGGAGATGGCCATCCCGGTGATCGGCGAGCTGGGCACCGAGGCGCAGCGCCGCGAGTTCCTGGCGCCCGCGGTCCGCGGCGAGCGGGTGGCCGCGCTGGCCGTCTCCGAGCCGGACGCCGGCTCGGACGTGGCCGCCATCCGCACCACCGCGCGGCGCGACGGCGGCGACCTCGTGGTGAACGGCTCGAAGATGTGGATCACGAACGGCGCGCGCGCCGACTTCCTCACGATGGCCGTGCGCACGGGCGAGGCCGGGCACGGCGGGCTCTCGCTGCTCCTGTTCCCCACCGACGTGAAGGGCTTCCAGGTCTCGCGCACGCTGGAGAAGGTGGGGCTGCCCTCGTCGGACACCGCGGTGCTGTTCTTCGAGGACTGCCGGGTGCCGGCGGCGAACCTGCTCGGCGAGCAGGACCAGGGCTTCTACCACGTGATGGCGAACTTCCAGGGCGAGCGGCTGGTCGCGGCGGTCCAGGCCGTGGCCGGGATGCAGCTCATGCTGGAGGACGCGATCCGCTACGGCGGCGAGCGCAGCGCGTTCGGCCGGCCCGTCGGGAAGTTCCAGGCCTGGCGGCACCGGCTCGCCGACCACCTCACCTCGGTGGAGGCGGCGCGCTGGCTCACCTACCGGGCGGCCGACCTGCTGGCGCGGGGCGAGCCGGCGGTGCGCGAGATCTCGATGGCGAAGCTGTTCGCCTGCGAACTGGCGCAGCGGGTGGCCTACGACTGCATGCAGCTCCACGGCGGCATGGGCTACGTGCTGGAGAGCGACATCGCTCGGGCCTGGCGCGACGTGCGGGCCATGACCATCGCCGGCGGCACCTCCGAGATCATGCGGGAACTGGTGTCGCGCGCGGCGGGGCTGTGA